From the genome of Rathayibacter sp. VKM Ac-2759, one region includes:
- a CDS encoding RDD family protein, which translates to MPGSDRRTFADVGPSSWPGERLGLPERGRMSVGRVGRRSAALAVDLAVAALLSLAFFDYDRWASLILFVVLQAVFIPTIGGSIGHRLLGMRVIRLGGGWVGVWRPLVRSVLLAVLVPALVWDSDQRGFHDKVAGTVLVRY; encoded by the coding sequence ATGCCAGGATCCGACCGCAGAACGTTCGCCGATGTCGGCCCGAGCTCGTGGCCGGGGGAGCGCCTCGGTCTTCCCGAACGGGGCCGCATGTCGGTCGGCCGGGTCGGTCGGCGGTCCGCCGCCCTCGCGGTGGACCTCGCCGTCGCCGCCCTGCTCTCGCTGGCGTTCTTCGACTACGACCGCTGGGCGAGCCTGATCCTCTTCGTCGTCCTGCAGGCCGTCTTCATCCCGACGATCGGGGGCAGCATCGGCCACCGGCTCCTCGGGATGCGCGTCATCCGCCTCGGCGGCGGCTGGGTCGGTGTGTGGCGGCCGCTGGTGCGATCGGTGCTCCTCGCGGTCCTCGTCCCGGCCCTCGTCTGGGACTCGGACCAGCGCGGCTTCCACGACAAGGTCGCGGGCACGGTCCTCGTCCGGTACTGA